In Desulfonatronum thiosulfatophilum, a single window of DNA contains:
- a CDS encoding CDP-glycerol glycerophosphotransferase family protein codes for MHSLISIKIDEHLPSFGGCCKFLFSVVTAVYNAEPWIETLLDSLTKQSLDFETNIQIVLIDDGSTDETADIIHNWVVRFPRNIMLLRQENSGPALARNRGLELASGQWVTFIDADDFVSPLYFQIVHDFLNETQFDGPVIACNLIFYFDAVRQAVDCHGLNYKFAKTHISNLLDEPDNIQLSLSSCFISSRLIKQSMLKIDERIRPTFEDAHFLNLYLLHTGDFRVAFLKDAHYYYRRRGAGAGLVEGGWAKSEKYHDQILFGFLNLVQQYQRTLNSVPEFIQNLIIYESHWYMTRLLEGLSECPLSSTQRESFFELMRLLFRHIEVRQILLSNLPVLELRTRIAMLKAFKGARFNFSPPVATDISADGREVQLSHWSTDEAIYRFCDCEHEISITWSKRIVHQLGGTVLSHEYRCWLPLSGCSDAWLEIDGQRTGIFCRDRIFDKFNADMLRQFFFLPMSALSAQQNTWLALGKAPEATVYDNCWILMDRVHKADDNAEHFCRWLREHYPKQPVYFVLDRKSKDWGRLEREGFPLLAYRSNEHFAALSRTQWLISSHVDLPVTDPMGTKALFGLPRYKIAFLQHGITKEDISGWLNEFNLDCIVTSTQQEYESMLIGRYKFSARELVLTGFPRHDTLLQKSQTRKPSRTILICPTWREHLRRTEAHLPGVNQGEVKAFQESDFFHHWNKVTSSRTLARITRNHGYRLLFLPHPEVVRFLHLFQRSEAFSFLSWTDVKSVQDLMVSSSMIVTDYSSIVFDMAYIGRPVAYYQFPEMPGPFSSRRTQGYFSYKEHGLGPVLNTLEALEEWLSETLSQGCVLQEPYISRADAFFTFCDGHNCRRIYDEILRRSK; via the coding sequence ATGCATAGCCTTATTTCAATAAAAATTGATGAGCATTTACCATCTTTTGGTGGTTGCTGTAAATTTTTATTCAGTGTTGTCACTGCTGTATACAACGCAGAACCATGGATTGAGACTCTTCTTGATAGCTTGACAAAACAATCTCTTGACTTTGAAACCAATATTCAGATTGTTTTGATAGATGATGGTTCGACCGATGAAACAGCCGATATCATTCATAACTGGGTTGTTCGATTTCCTCGGAACATCATGTTACTCCGTCAAGAGAACAGTGGTCCTGCCCTGGCACGAAACCGCGGCTTGGAGTTAGCAAGTGGCCAATGGGTCACTTTTATTGATGCCGATGATTTCGTGTCTCCTTTATATTTTCAAATTGTGCATGATTTTTTGAATGAGACGCAATTTGATGGACCAGTCATTGCCTGCAACCTGATTTTTTACTTCGATGCTGTCAGGCAAGCGGTAGACTGCCACGGTCTCAATTATAAGTTTGCCAAGACACATATTTCCAACCTTCTCGACGAACCGGACAACATTCAGCTTTCTCTTAGTTCCTGCTTTATTTCCAGCCGTCTGATAAAGCAATCTATGCTGAAGATAGACGAACGAATCCGTCCGACCTTTGAAGATGCACATTTTCTCAATTTATATCTCTTGCACACTGGGGATTTTCGCGTCGCCTTTCTCAAGGATGCCCACTATTATTACCGCAGGAGAGGTGCAGGAGCCGGATTGGTAGAGGGAGGATGGGCCAAATCTGAGAAATATCACGATCAGATCCTGTTTGGTTTTTTAAATTTAGTACAGCAATATCAACGCACATTGAACTCCGTTCCGGAATTCATTCAGAATCTTATTATTTATGAAAGTCATTGGTACATGACACGCCTGCTGGAAGGTCTTTCCGAATGCCCACTGTCGAGTACTCAGCGGGAATCTTTTTTTGAGCTGATGCGATTGCTTTTCCGACATATTGAAGTGCGTCAGATATTGCTTTCAAACCTTCCCGTACTTGAATTGCGAACACGCATTGCTATGTTGAAGGCATTTAAAGGCGCTCGTTTTAACTTCTCTCCGCCCGTGGCAACAGACATCAGTGCCGATGGGAGAGAGGTGCAATTGTCGCACTGGTCCACCGATGAAGCAATTTATCGTTTCTGTGACTGCGAGCACGAAATATCTATTACTTGGAGTAAACGAATTGTCCATCAACTTGGAGGTACGGTTCTCAGTCATGAATACCGATGTTGGCTTCCCTTGAGTGGATGTTCCGATGCCTGGCTCGAAATCGATGGTCAACGTACTGGCATTTTCTGCCGAGACCGCATTTTTGATAAATTCAATGCGGATATGCTTCGGCAGTTTTTTTTCCTGCCGATGTCTGCATTATCCGCGCAGCAAAATACCTGGCTTGCATTGGGAAAAGCCCCGGAAGCAACCGTATATGACAACTGCTGGATTCTCATGGACCGGGTTCACAAGGCGGATGACAATGCCGAGCATTTTTGTCGATGGCTGCGTGAGCATTATCCGAAGCAACCTGTCTACTTTGTGCTAGACCGTAAATCCAAGGACTGGGGCCGTCTTGAACGAGAAGGTTTTCCTTTGTTGGCATACCGAAGCAATGAGCACTTTGCAGCCCTGTCTCGGACTCAGTGGCTCATTTCTTCTCACGTGGATTTGCCCGTTACCGACCCAATGGGAACCAAGGCCTTATTTGGGTTGCCCAGGTATAAAATAGCTTTTTTACAACATGGGATCACGAAAGAGGATATTTCAGGCTGGCTAAACGAATTCAACTTGGACTGTATCGTTACTAGCACGCAGCAAGAGTATGAATCCATGTTGATCGGACGCTACAAGTTTTCAGCGCGGGAACTAGTTCTTACTGGTTTCCCCCGCCACGACACCCTGCTTCAAAAATCTCAAACTCGGAAACCAAGTCGAACCATCTTGATCTGCCCAACATGGAGGGAACATCTTCGCCGCACAGAAGCACATCTCCCCGGGGTAAATCAGGGTGAAGTTAAGGCTTTTCAGGAAAGTGATTTCTTTCATCATTGGAATAAGGTAACAAGCAGTCGGACCTTGGCACGCATAACCCGAAACCATGGCTACCGACTTCTCTTCTTGCCGCATCCCGAAGTGGTGCGTTTTTTACATTTGTTTCAACGCTCTGAAGCCTTTTCTTTTTTAAGCTGGACAGATGTAAAATCTGTGCAAGATCTTATGGTGAGCAGCTCAATGATCGTGACTGACTATTCCTCGATCGTATTCGACATGGCATACATCGGCCGACCTGTGGCGTATTATCAGTTTCCGGAAATGCCGGGTCCCTTTTCTAGTCGCAGAACACAGGGTTATTTCAGCTACAAAGAACATGGCCTTGGCCCTGTGTTGAACACCCTTGAAGCCTTGGAGGAGTGGCTTAGCGAAACCCTGAGCCAAGGTTGTGTTCTTCAGGAGCCATATATAAGTCGTGCAGATGCTTTCTTTACGTTTTGTGACGGCCATAATTGCAGACGTATTTATGATGAAATTTTACGTAGATCTAAATGA
- a CDS encoding CDP-glycerol glycerophosphotransferase family protein has protein sequence MKIDFLAWERHHFDHLAPIWHKIPDDFKGFFYVITSYDKLHDFRGISLVKDISIANSFSDLNIDNDVPEKPIVISTFYKVDFLTDLRRPIFYVEHGAGQTYIGSQFYNFERKNVVLDILPSHRLSNIFRMRYPFAKKVIVGCPLLDKWHKSFFYPSNRMPVVAISFHFERPSMPETKSSFPYFRVAVKNLSQQKKWKILGHGHPRIINQLAPIYEMYGIEVVKNFEDVMERADIYVCDNSSTLFEFASTDRPVVVLNAPWYRRDVEHGLRFWEHADIGVNCDHPDDLFNAIELALSDPCDQKKRRKKAVEEIYAYTDGEASNRAAQAIVTLAGSIFDKPLFLYPGTSEESINTFLSNNDVAIDFLAKKIEYHQLESLKYLHRFKEGEHVHMKDMEFHVWAIIVLLMKCNKNIEALKVFNESKSIFSYSEYLLPIKNILQCRLNVNNDSCQKKSFLRIAEHFSQKGMIEKAAQYFDKAKHFS, from the coding sequence ATGAAAATTGATTTTCTTGCATGGGAACGTCATCATTTTGATCATCTAGCACCAATTTGGCATAAAATTCCTGATGACTTTAAGGGGTTCTTTTATGTGATAACAAGTTATGATAAACTACATGACTTTCGTGGTATATCTCTTGTTAAGGATATATCAATTGCGAATTCTTTTTCAGATCTAAATATCGATAATGATGTACCCGAAAAACCAATTGTCATCTCTACATTTTATAAGGTGGATTTTCTAACTGATCTAAGAAGACCAATTTTCTATGTTGAACACGGAGCAGGTCAAACGTATATAGGCTCACAGTTTTATAACTTTGAGAGAAAAAATGTTGTACTTGATATATTGCCTAGTCATAGATTATCTAATATTTTCCGAATGAGATATCCTTTTGCAAAAAAAGTTATTGTTGGTTGTCCTTTGCTAGACAAGTGGCACAAATCATTTTTTTACCCTTCAAATCGAATGCCTGTTGTTGCGATATCATTTCATTTTGAAAGGCCTTCCATGCCGGAAACCAAATCTTCTTTTCCTTACTTTAGAGTAGCAGTAAAGAATCTTTCTCAACAAAAAAAATGGAAAATTTTAGGCCATGGCCACCCAAGAATTATTAATCAATTAGCACCAATTTATGAAATGTATGGAATTGAGGTTGTGAAAAATTTTGAAGATGTCATGGAACGTGCAGACATTTACGTCTGTGATAACTCATCTACTTTATTTGAGTTTGCTTCCACAGATCGCCCCGTGGTTGTTTTAAATGCGCCTTGGTACCGTCGTGATGTTGAACACGGGCTTAGATTTTGGGAACATGCTGATATAGGAGTCAACTGTGATCATCCCGATGATCTTTTTAATGCAATTGAATTAGCCTTGTCTGATCCATGTGATCAGAAAAAGAGAAGGAAAAAAGCTGTTGAAGAGATATATGCCTATACTGACGGTGAAGCTTCAAATCGAGCTGCGCAAGCGATAGTCACACTGGCAGGGTCTATTTTTGATAAACCTTTATTTCTTTATCCTGGTACAAGCGAAGAATCCATAAACACTTTTTTGAGTAACAATGATGTAGCAATTGATTTTTTGGCAAAGAAAATTGAATATCACCAGCTTGAATCACTTAAATATTTGCATCGATTTAAAGAAGGTGAACACGTGCACATGAAAGATATGGAGTTTCATGTTTGGGCAATAATAGTGCTTTTGATGAAATGCAACAAAAATATAGAAGCATTAAAAGTCTTTAATGAGTCTAAATCAATTTTTTCATATTCAGAATACTTGCTCCCTATCAAAAATATACTGCAGTGCAGGTTAAATGTTAATAATGATTCATGTCAAAAAAAATCTTTTTTGAGAATAGCAGAACATTTTTCTCAAAAAGGGATGATTGAAAAAGCAGCACAATATTTTGATAAGGCGAAGCATTTTTCTTGA
- a CDS encoding IS1380 family transposase, with product MSRNNHNKAHIVKKVEATNETLTSRAGINLFTRYLHAIQIIPLIELLFGRVRKNSKGASIVELFTQILCWHFDGTCRHLSSFDTLAKDPGYAASIEMDHKHMVSSHAIKRFFNSIPLRFSSMFRMLLMRLFVWRLNISKPELIILNIDAMVMDNNDAPKREGVEPTYKKVCGFAPLQMTWGRFIIDAIFRSGKKHSNHGNDTAKMIHRAVKLIRSKYCQDVPIIVRMDSGYCDQKLFAEMERLQIGYICGGRFLPDVKSYISSLPQKAFDRHYGKTEEDIWEYCEFGDHRSTWKRFRRAIFWRPLLEEKRFLLPGARPGTMIYTNLGMGQAIDEQLKKSGYEYLTKSEEIISSYHQRGTDELVHRCLKDFGFEQLPFKNFAPNAAMYYTMLLGFFLFETFKEDVSNPVVSISATPTTLRRKLVDIAGKIVRTAKQVKLKVSVAVMEALNFKELWERCAKAPLLLWT from the coding sequence ATGTCCAGAAACAATCACAACAAGGCTCATATCGTGAAAAAAGTTGAGGCCACCAACGAGACCTTGACCAGCCGGGCCGGCATCAATTTGTTCACGAGGTATCTGCATGCAATCCAGATCATCCCCTTGATTGAACTACTCTTCGGGAGAGTCCGCAAAAATTCAAAAGGGGCGTCCATCGTCGAGTTGTTCACTCAAATTTTGTGCTGGCACTTTGATGGTACCTGCCGTCATTTGTCATCCTTTGACACGCTGGCCAAAGACCCAGGATATGCGGCCAGCATTGAAATGGACCATAAACATATGGTTTCTTCGCATGCCATCAAAAGGTTTTTCAACTCGATCCCGTTACGTTTTTCGTCCATGTTTCGGATGCTGCTGATGCGCCTTTTTGTTTGGAGGCTGAACATCAGCAAGCCGGAACTGATCATCCTCAATATCGACGCCATGGTCATGGACAATAATGATGCTCCCAAGCGCGAAGGCGTCGAGCCGACTTATAAGAAAGTATGTGGTTTCGCACCATTGCAGATGACCTGGGGCAGGTTCATCATCGACGCTATATTTCGCAGTGGGAAGAAACACTCCAACCACGGCAACGATACCGCCAAAATGATCCACCGCGCGGTCAAGCTGATCCGGAGCAAATATTGCCAGGACGTGCCGATCATTGTTCGAATGGACTCCGGATATTGCGACCAGAAACTGTTCGCCGAAATGGAACGTCTCCAGATCGGATATATCTGCGGCGGCCGGTTTTTGCCTGATGTGAAAAGCTACATTAGTTCATTGCCCCAGAAAGCCTTTGATCGCCACTACGGCAAGACCGAGGAGGACATCTGGGAATACTGCGAATTCGGCGACCATCGCTCAACGTGGAAGCGTTTCCGCCGGGCCATCTTTTGGCGTCCACTACTGGAAGAGAAACGCTTTCTTCTCCCAGGAGCACGACCAGGAACCATGATCTACACCAATCTGGGCATGGGCCAAGCCATTGACGAACAACTCAAAAAATCCGGATATGAATACTTGACCAAGTCAGAAGAGATCATCAGCTCATATCACCAACGCGGAACGGACGAACTGGTCCATCGCTGCCTGAAGGATTTCGGTTTTGAACAGCTCCCCTTCAAGAACTTTGCTCCCAACGCGGCCATGTACTACACAATGCTTCTGGGGTTCTTTCTTTTCGAAACGTTCAAAGAGGACGTCAGTAATCCGGTGGTGTCCATATCCGCTACTCCGACCACCCTGCGCCGCAAGCTGGTGGATATAGCCGGGAAGATTGTCAGGACCGCGAAACAGGTCAAGCTTAAGGTGAGCGTTGCCGTCATGGAGGCTTTGAATTTCAAAGAACTCTGGGAGCGTTGCGCTAAGGCACCGCTTTTACTCTGGACTTAA
- a CDS encoding glycosyltransferase — MSSLKIVGYSPYNQWMLHGLWHITMLHGLRLRGNDVKYVLCDGLYQACDMHRSKLPRNEMSCYKCQKIVSEQACDLRMPFEWLGRYIYPSEILTAEKWCHEFDSSNFFQARYDHWEIGSWIKSSIHTHFRIPYPDLSDPKIAETVRMYLSSGLIACFALNRLMDDYAPDILLLFNGRMSSTRIALELALKRGIQVFTHERGTLKESLTLWKNTSCSSYYLVRKALNEWENIPLSKKEAIEIKAFLNDKMHGKSQNWVNHSPPPENIESLRKKMNLPSNNRQLFVLFNSSDDEIIASVDEPGPFKKQIDWIMQTIAFARLHPEIDVVLRVHPNIAGKKAAMGNNFQQLHEILDLKPIIPLNVRLIMPDDPISSYTLMSMADVGLVYRSTAGLEMACQGKPVVVADNCILSDQPFLLTAKSPEHYNEILSSFLGKKTKEINPETIRMAHRFAYTLFSRKSIPFPLVKMTNTFKGKVVYDSVDDLLPGKNPYLDRVMRIILEDEDIIPSPTVKDKKRSTKYEDAILAGSNADHTDDNSFDNVDDHDFELMKHLKNKAWNNKFPVYSKKFQYVKFFNKNVQPKISIVVVSWRLHPDTIKNFEILQQQRKQNFELIFVNNGADDEEFKTLEPFIDTYVKLNDNTGPCFARNLGAVFAKAPIVCFLEDDGIPEKNFVAAHLQAFKKYDIIGLRGVYRPKTDTPINQKAHHYYMGDRPFPAIINLEGNASFKSKPFFQAGGWDEDIFIMGDGLALSMRLLQVEPDLKKQIYYPEAVIYHDYARDEEHLKKKMAQLDKSMAIIRGKYKNYDCVRKIWNSFQNKNDNPITTDKLIRAGDFQRLNQDNISVNWVLTRRCNYSCSYCTVKNNKNDFINFEKLKIAANNISNLKNKKITITLTGGEPTIHPDYLDLLEYIMSLKDDRIVVNTLTNLSLPLSFYKKIVSSEIIDKSKINFGLSYHFEYAKPDKFIANAKYLAEHRINSSLRLIADPKYMQDVKALYEAFKKYNSTYLSIDIKLVRENFGNIPDKGYTEADLAWLSSFYNESESKSILHETIDNITNNKKRTYFTSNDVISKGLNKYKEMICHAGENMMSIDEHGNVAPAVCFRKNKKNGINIFNPDIKLSELNKPVICPFEACGCLADIPLPKYLPGYQPADSDLKSISHESLYPINSSKEFDHRKLLQHVEEIGWEKKSEIYSQYFESVSQINKIDKPTISIIVISWRLHPDTIKNFQILEKQRDQNFELIFVDNGGKLGEFDELKTYIDTYIRLNTNTGAYLARNIGAVFAKAPILFFLEDDGIPAGNIVQAHLDAHDKYDVIAVRGVYQPKTNNPLNQIAKHYYLGPKPFPIYADLEGNTSYSARHFFKVGGWDDEIRFGGGGVDLSRRLIEVEPDLRKQIYSPVPVILHDYAKNQEHFEQKRAKQKESHARLRVKHPDYDKFLSIWKPFAGDDEILIKMNKKKYDFSINNEISKLITDIYTNPFISICIPTYNRGHFILDAVYSALNQTYQKFEVIIVDDGSTDKTETLLKKIDNNKIKYKQKIHSGAPNTRNQCISESKGEFILWLDSDDIIHKNLLCEYVGMLNKLHDIDILYSNHYCVDTNGYIVNKYTHYEWYNNNYEMIIRFLTKNPLPNPGTLVRKRIYDELGGYDSQFPRAHDMEFWSRVALSNKYSCKYVDKFLNFIRIHNDNITGIKNPIKTNFIHESQITKNIISGLGLEEIVRYFKLNKKYSKQQVFVKIIDRFLELYAFQDVDQFYRQYSPGYENYSIISQRMSLLQEYMSDFILHYNIFTFIMSIKPSNIISDYLSFVSSKIEFIDLSKNINIIDKHKAECILNEQARKYFEKKDYYISLYLYHGLHHFDENNIDLMKIISSLYIMLNDYHNSIKFLSKSLKIDHNDQEVITQLDKVKNILDSRNKINIFY; from the coding sequence ATGAGTTCATTAAAAATTGTTGGATATTCTCCCTATAATCAATGGATGTTACATGGCCTCTGGCATATTACAATGCTTCATGGATTGCGGCTGAGAGGCAATGATGTGAAATATGTACTTTGTGATGGTCTGTATCAAGCCTGTGACATGCATAGAAGCAAACTTCCTAGAAATGAAATGTCCTGCTATAAATGTCAAAAAATTGTTTCTGAACAGGCCTGTGACCTTCGGATGCCATTTGAATGGCTGGGAAGATACATATACCCTTCTGAAATATTAACTGCTGAAAAATGGTGCCATGAGTTTGACTCGTCAAACTTTTTCCAAGCCAGGTATGATCATTGGGAGATCGGCTCCTGGATCAAATCTTCAATCCATACACATTTTCGCATTCCTTATCCTGATCTTAGCGATCCGAAAATTGCAGAAACAGTTAGAATGTATCTGTCATCTGGATTGATTGCCTGCTTTGCTCTAAATCGTCTTATGGACGACTATGCTCCGGATATACTGCTCCTTTTTAATGGTCGGATGTCATCTACAAGAATAGCTTTGGAGCTTGCCCTGAAAAGAGGAATACAGGTCTTTACCCATGAGCGTGGAACCTTGAAGGAAAGCCTGACTCTTTGGAAGAATACGTCATGCTCTTCATACTATCTGGTGCGTAAGGCATTGAATGAATGGGAAAATATTCCTCTATCCAAAAAGGAAGCAATAGAAATCAAAGCTTTTCTGAATGATAAAATGCACGGCAAATCACAAAACTGGGTTAACCACAGCCCACCTCCTGAAAACATTGAGTCTCTTAGAAAAAAAATGAACTTGCCAAGCAATAATCGTCAGCTCTTTGTGCTGTTTAATTCTTCTGACGATGAAATTATTGCCAGTGTTGACGAGCCAGGCCCATTTAAAAAACAAATTGACTGGATAATGCAAACCATCGCCTTTGCCAGGCTTCACCCTGAAATCGACGTTGTCCTCAGAGTACACCCTAATATTGCAGGGAAAAAGGCGGCTATGGGAAATAACTTTCAACAGCTTCATGAAATCCTCGACTTGAAACCTATTATCCCACTTAATGTTCGTCTGATCATGCCGGATGATCCGATAAGTTCTTATACCCTCATGTCCATGGCTGATGTAGGTCTGGTGTACAGAAGCACTGCCGGGCTGGAGATGGCATGTCAGGGAAAGCCGGTGGTGGTTGCGGATAATTGCATTTTATCTGATCAGCCATTTCTTCTCACCGCAAAATCGCCTGAACACTATAATGAAATCTTAAGCTCTTTTCTTGGAAAAAAGACAAAGGAAATTAATCCAGAAACAATCAGGATGGCTCACCGCTTTGCATATACATTGTTTTCTCGTAAATCTATTCCTTTCCCTCTGGTTAAAATGACCAATACCTTTAAAGGCAAAGTTGTTTACGATTCTGTTGATGATCTATTGCCTGGAAAGAACCCATATCTGGACCGGGTTATGCGCATTATTCTTGAAGATGAAGATATCATTCCCTCACCCACAGTAAAGGATAAAAAAAGGAGTACAAAATACGAAGATGCTATTCTTGCAGGGTCCAATGCTGATCATACAGATGATAATTCTTTTGATAATGTGGATGACCATGACTTTGAACTTATGAAGCATTTAAAGAATAAAGCATGGAATAATAAATTTCCTGTTTATTCGAAAAAATTTCAGTATGTAAAATTTTTCAATAAAAACGTACAACCAAAAATATCCATTGTAGTTGTGTCCTGGCGCCTGCACCCTGATACAATAAAAAATTTTGAAATACTTCAGCAGCAAAGAAAGCAAAACTTTGAGTTAATCTTTGTAAACAATGGAGCAGATGACGAAGAGTTTAAAACGCTTGAGCCTTTCATCGACACTTACGTCAAGCTGAACGACAATACAGGCCCATGCTTTGCGCGCAATCTCGGAGCAGTCTTTGCAAAAGCACCCATAGTTTGTTTCCTTGAGGATGACGGAATCCCTGAGAAAAATTTTGTTGCTGCTCATCTTCAGGCTTTTAAAAAATATGATATTATCGGCCTTCGGGGTGTATACCGCCCCAAAACAGACACCCCGATCAATCAAAAGGCACATCACTATTATATGGGAGATAGGCCTTTCCCAGCCATCATCAATCTTGAAGGCAATGCTTCCTTCAAATCCAAGCCTTTTTTCCAGGCTGGGGGATGGGATGAAGACATATTTATCATGGGCGATGGACTTGCTTTGTCCATGAGATTATTGCAGGTGGAGCCTGACTTGAAAAAGCAGATATATTATCCTGAAGCAGTAATTTATCACGACTATGCCAGGGATGAAGAGCATTTGAAAAAAAAGATGGCTCAGCTAGATAAGTCAATGGCCATTATCAGAGGCAAATATAAAAACTATGACTGTGTGAGAAAAATATGGAATTCATTTCAAAACAAAAATGACAATCCTATCACAACCGATAAACTCATCCGAGCTGGTGACTTTCAAAGGTTGAATCAAGATAATATTTCAGTCAATTGGGTACTTACAAGAAGATGCAATTATTCTTGTAGTTATTGTACTGTAAAAAATAATAAAAATGATTTTATAAATTTTGAAAAATTAAAAATTGCTGCTAATAATATTTCAAACCTTAAAAATAAAAAAATTACAATCACACTTACTGGTGGAGAACCAACAATTCATCCTGATTATCTTGATCTTTTAGAATACATTATGAGCCTTAAGGATGACCGAATAGTTGTTAATACGTTAACCAATCTAAGCCTGCCTTTATCTTTTTATAAAAAAATTGTCTCGTCTGAGATAATCGACAAATCTAAAATTAATTTTGGGCTATCTTATCATTTCGAATATGCCAAGCCGGACAAGTTTATTGCAAATGCAAAATATCTCGCAGAGCACAGAATCAATTCAAGCCTTCGCTTAATCGCAGACCCTAAATATATGCAAGATGTTAAAGCTTTATATGAAGCTTTTAAAAAATATAATTCTACCTATTTAAGCATAGATATCAAACTTGTCAGGGAAAATTTCGGCAACATCCCTGATAAAGGGTACACTGAAGCAGACTTGGCATGGTTAAGTAGTTTTTATAATGAATCAGAATCGAAAAGTATTTTACATGAAACAATTGACAATATCACAAACAACAAAAAAAGAACATACTTTACAAGTAATGATGTCATTTCTAAAGGCTTGAATAAGTATAAAGAAATGATCTGCCACGCCGGGGAAAATATGATGTCAATTGATGAGCATGGCAACGTTGCACCTGCTGTTTGTTTTCGAAAAAACAAAAAAAATGGCATAAATATATTTAATCCTGACATAAAACTCAGTGAGCTGAACAAACCTGTAATATGCCCTTTTGAAGCATGCGGATGTCTTGCCGACATCCCCCTGCCAAAGTATCTTCCAGGTTATCAACCTGCTGATTCTGATTTAAAGTCTATATCGCATGAGTCTTTATATCCAATAAATTCATCCAAAGAGTTCGATCATCGTAAATTATTGCAGCACGTTGAAGAGATAGGCTGGGAAAAGAAATCAGAGATTTATAGCCAATATTTTGAATCAGTCTCTCAAATTAATAAAATTGATAAGCCAACTATATCTATTATCGTCATCTCTTGGCGGCTCCACCCGGACACCATCAAAAATTTCCAGATTTTGGAAAAACAGCGCGATCAGAATTTCGAGCTGATCTTTGTAGATAACGGTGGAAAGCTGGGAGAATTTGATGAGCTGAAAACATATATTGATACCTATATACGACTGAATACTAATACCGGAGCCTACCTGGCCCGCAATATCGGAGCCGTATTTGCCAAGGCCCCGATCCTGTTTTTTCTGGAAGATGACGGAATTCCTGCTGGAAATATCGTCCAGGCACATCTTGATGCGCATGATAAATATGATGTCATTGCAGTTCGCGGGGTATATCAGCCAAAGACCAATAATCCGCTAAATCAAATAGCCAAACATTACTATTTAGGTCCTAAACCATTTCCCATCTACGCTGACCTGGAAGGTAACACTTCCTATTCTGCGCGGCATTTTTTCAAGGTTGGCGGGTGGGATGATGAAATCCGTTTTGGTGGCGGTGGTGTTGATCTTTCCAGAAGGCTAATTGAAGTCGAACCTGATCTGCGAAAGCAGATCTATAGTCCTGTTCCTGTCATTCTACATGACTACGCAAAAAATCAGGAGCATTTTGAGCAGAAGAGGGCCAAACAGAAAGAATCTCATGCTCGCTTGCGTGTTAAACATCCTGATTACGACAAATTTTTATCAATATGGAAGCCTTTTGCAGGTGATGATGAAATACTAATTAAAATGAATAAAAAAAAATATGACTTTTCAATAAATAATGAGATAAGTAAATTAATAACAGATATTTATACAAATCCATTTATCTCTATATGTATACCCACATACAATAGGGGGCATTTTATACTCGATGCCGTATATTCAGCTTTAAATCAGACATATCAAAAATTTGAAGTTATTATTGTTGACGATGGATCTACAGACAAAACAGAAACATTGCTAAAAAAAATAGACAACAATAAAATTAAATATAAACAAAAAATTCATAGTGGAGCTCCAAATACGAGAAATCAATGCATTTCTGAATCCAAGGGTGAATTTATACTATGGCTTGATAGTGACGATATTATCCATAAAAATTTACTATGTGAATATGTTGGCATGTTGAATAAATTACATGACATTGATATATTGTACTCAAATCATTATTGCGTTGATACGAATGGATACATTGTAAATAAATATACGCATTATGAATGGTATAATAATAATTATGAAATGATCATAAGATTTCTGACAAAAAACCCGCTCCCTAATCCAGGAACGCTTGTTAGAAAAAGAATATACGATGAACTTGGAGGTTATGATTCTCAATTTCCACGTGCTCATGATATGGAGTTCTGGAGTAGGGTGGCTCTTTCGAATAAGTATTCATGCAAATATGTTGATAAATTTCTAAATTTCATCAGGATACATAACGATAACATCACTGGAATTAAAAATCCTATAAAAACAAATTTCATACATGAATCTCAAATTACCAAAAATATTATTTCAGGATTAGGTCTAGAAGAAATTGTTAGGTATTTTAAACTCAATAAAAAATATTCAAAGCAACAGGTTTTTGTAAAAATTATTGATAGATTTCTAGAGTTGTATGCTTTTCAGGATGTGGATCAATTTTATAGACAATATTCACCAGGATATGAAAATTATAGTATAATTTCTCAAAGAATGAGTTTATTGCAAGAATATATGTCTGATTTCATTTTACATTACAACATATTCACTTTTATCATGTCTATAAAGCCAAGTAATATTATAAGTGATTATTTAAGTTTTGTATCTTCTAAAATTGAATTTATTGATTTATCAAAAAATATAAATATCATAGATAAACATAAAGCGGAGTGTATTTTAAATGAGCAGGCACGCAAGTACTTCGAAAAAAAAGATTATTATATATCGTTGTATTTATATCATGGGCTTCATCACTTTGATGAAAATAATATTGATTTAATGAAAATAATTTCTAGTCTCTACATAATGCTGAATGATTATCATAATTCTATAAAATTTCTTTCAAAATCTTTAAAAATCGATCATAATGATCAAGAAGTTATAACACAACTTGATAAAGTTAAAAATATTTTGGATTCACGAAATAAAATTAACATCTTTTATTAA